The following proteins are co-located in the Paraburkholderia phytofirmans PsJN genome:
- the cysD gene encoding sulfate adenylyltransferase subunit CysD, giving the protein MSTTLDSTVNAPLANTANRMDHLDWLEAESIHILRELVAECSKPALLFSGGKDSVVVLHLALKAFGIGANRKTVLPFPLVHIDTGHNYDEVIDFRDRRAKEIGAELVVGHVEDSIKRGTVRLRRELDSRNAAQAVTLLETIEEYGYTALIGGARRDEEKARAKERIFSFRDEFGQWDPKAQRPELWSLYNARLHSGEHLRVFPISNWTELDVWQYIAREQLELPSIYYAHQREIVRRNGLLVPVTPLTPMREGEVSETALVRFRTVGDISCTCPVESDADDLEKIIAETAVTEITERGATRMDDQVSEAAMEQRKKQGYF; this is encoded by the coding sequence ATGAGCACCACGCTCGATTCCACTGTGAACGCACCGCTCGCCAACACGGCAAACCGTATGGATCACCTCGACTGGCTCGAAGCCGAGTCGATTCACATCCTGCGCGAACTGGTCGCTGAATGCAGCAAGCCCGCGCTGCTGTTTTCGGGCGGCAAGGATTCGGTCGTGGTGCTGCACCTCGCGCTGAAGGCCTTCGGCATTGGCGCTAATCGCAAGACTGTGCTGCCGTTCCCGCTCGTGCATATCGACACCGGTCACAACTACGACGAAGTGATCGATTTCCGCGATCGTCGCGCGAAAGAGATCGGCGCTGAGCTCGTGGTGGGTCATGTGGAAGATTCGATCAAGCGCGGCACGGTGCGCCTGCGCCGTGAACTGGATTCGCGCAACGCGGCGCAAGCCGTGACGCTGCTCGAAACCATCGAAGAATATGGCTACACCGCGCTGATCGGCGGCGCGCGCCGCGACGAAGAAAAGGCCCGTGCGAAAGAACGGATTTTCTCCTTCCGCGACGAATTCGGCCAATGGGATCCGAAGGCACAGCGCCCGGAACTGTGGAGCCTGTATAACGCGCGTCTGCATAGCGGCGAACATCTGCGCGTGTTTCCGATTTCGAACTGGACCGAACTCGACGTGTGGCAGTACATCGCTCGCGAACAGCTCGAACTGCCGTCGATCTACTACGCGCATCAGCGTGAGATCGTGCGCCGCAATGGCCTGCTTGTTCCGGTTACGCCGCTCACGCCGATGCGTGAAGGCGAAGTCAGCGAAACGGCGCTGGTGCGCTTCCGTACCGTCGGCGACATTAGCTGCACGTGCCCGGTGGAAAGCGATGCGGACGATCTCGAGAAGATCATCGCCGAAACGGCCGTGACCGAAATCACGGAGCGCGGCGCGACGCGGATGGACGATCAGGTCTCCGAAGCCGCGATGGAACAGCGTAAGAAGCAAGGTTATTTCTAA
- a CDS encoding sulfate adenylyltransferase subunit 1 → MSGIHQPEDLGVLRFITAGSVDDGKSTLIGRLLYDSKAVLSDQLSALSRAKNKRTVGDEIDLSLLTDGLEAEREQGITIDVAYRYFATAKRKFIIADTPGHEQYTRNMVTGASTAHAAIILVDATRVTFVDGVAQLLPQTKRHSAIVKLLGLQHAIVAINKMDLVDYSEQRFNEIRDAYVELARQLGLNDVRFVPVSALKGDNIVTASESMPWYAGEPLLDLLEALPVEVPTGQALRFPVQWVARQDGSQADDFRGYMGRVEAGEVKLGDTIVVLPANREATVAEIIAPVPGGTAAVDRAFAGQTVTIRLAEDVDVSRGDTFVLREAAPEPAKKLEADLCWFDDTPLSTQRKYLLKQTTNTVFARIGAIKEVLDVHTLSQATDRKELAMNDIGRVALTLQKPLVCDVYDSHQGTGAFVLIDEATHHTVAAGMIRAFSA, encoded by the coding sequence ATGAGCGGTATTCACCAACCAGAAGACCTCGGCGTGCTGCGTTTCATTACCGCGGGCAGCGTCGACGATGGCAAGAGCACGTTGATCGGCCGCCTGCTGTACGACAGCAAGGCTGTGCTTTCAGACCAGCTCTCGGCACTGTCGCGCGCGAAGAATAAGCGTACCGTCGGCGACGAAATCGATCTGTCGCTGCTGACCGATGGCCTCGAAGCCGAGCGTGAGCAAGGCATCACGATCGACGTCGCGTACCGTTACTTCGCGACCGCGAAGCGCAAGTTCATCATCGCCGATACGCCGGGCCACGAGCAGTACACGCGCAACATGGTGACGGGCGCGTCGACCGCGCACGCGGCGATCATTCTCGTCGACGCGACGCGTGTGACGTTTGTGGATGGCGTGGCGCAATTGCTGCCGCAAACCAAGCGTCATAGCGCGATCGTCAAGCTGCTCGGTTTGCAGCACGCGATTGTCGCGATCAACAAGATGGATCTCGTCGATTACAGCGAGCAGCGCTTCAACGAGATTCGCGACGCGTATGTCGAACTCGCGCGTCAATTGGGTTTGAACGATGTGCGCTTCGTGCCGGTGTCGGCGCTCAAGGGCGACAACATCGTGACGGCGAGCGAAAGCATGCCGTGGTACGCGGGCGAACCGCTGCTGGACCTGCTCGAAGCGTTGCCGGTCGAAGTGCCGACAGGTCAGGCGCTGCGTTTCCCGGTGCAGTGGGTGGCGCGTCAGGATGGCAGCCAGGCCGACGATTTCCGCGGCTACATGGGCCGTGTCGAAGCCGGCGAAGTCAAGCTCGGCGATACGATCGTCGTGCTGCCGGCCAATCGTGAAGCAACGGTCGCCGAGATCATTGCGCCGGTGCCTGGCGGCACGGCGGCGGTGGACCGCGCGTTCGCGGGTCAAACGGTGACGATCCGTCTCGCGGAAGATGTGGACGTCTCGCGTGGCGACACCTTCGTGCTGCGTGAAGCGGCGCCGGAGCCGGCGAAGAAGCTGGAAGCCGACTTGTGCTGGTTCGACGACACGCCGCTGTCGACGCAACGCAAGTATCTGTTGAAGCAGACCACCAATACGGTGTTCGCGCGGATCGGTGCGATCAAGGAGGTGCTCGACGTGCATACGCTGTCGCAAGCGACCGATCGCAAGGAACTGGCGATGAACGACATCGGCCGCGTGGCGCTGACGTTGCAGAAGCCGCTGGTGTGCGATGTGTATGACTCGCATCAGGGCACGGGCGCGTTTGTGCTGATCGATGAGGCGACGCATCACACCGTTGCGGCTGGGATGATTCGGGCGTTTTCTGCGTAA